The window tagtacccttgagcaaggtacttaccctgaattgctccagtaaatgggtgaataattgtaaccttaacattgtaagttgctttggagaaaagaatcagctaaatgaataaatgtaaatgaaatgcctCCTGGTATGTTTGAGCGTTCTCTATCGTGAATGCAGTATGGAATGAAGTGACCAGGCTGTTGATTAGTGTCTCCTTCCAAAGAAAGGTGGTCAAACTCTCACACTGCACTTTCCTAAACTGGTTTTCTGTTTGAATTCTTGTGCTAAGCAAACTTGTATATTTAGGTGTGTTTGGTAGTGTATAACATCCTTGGCTCAAAAAGCACCAAGTTTGGCAGAAATTTGGGTATAGGTTCCAGGGATTTAGGTGTTAATTTATGTAGCCCTAATGTTCAGGTTAACACCTTGAATGAACTGTTGACTTTTCTCACCTGTTTCGTGCAGTTAGAAGGCGTTTGAGTAAATTGTGCTAATTTAGGCTAAATCATTGCTTTTGAATAAGTgtctaaaaaaattttttaaaacttaattatTCAAAATGTTGACTgtggttttgtcattttttttgtactcCTTTGTTTTTGTGGTACAATTACTGTGGAGTAGGTTGTCCTTTTTCCTGTTAGCCTCAGCTTCCTGTAGTTCCTGTAGCCACCAcagactaattttttttttttttgcctacaGGATTGATCAAGATATGCAACGCAAAGTGGAGACAGCCACCATGGTGCAAATGTGAGGCAGAGAGGCTGCAGTGCGCAGTGAAGGACCAGGAAAACATTGCCTGTCTGTTCATCTTTATAGGACCTCTGTCAGAGGCCAAAAGGCTTCAGCGTTAAGCGCTTTACCCGTGGCTACCCATTATATTGTCAGAACTGCTCACTGCTGTATTCGTATATGCCCTAGAGAATATGTGCCATAACACTGCTTTTAAGCATTTGTTACCTTTTTgtatcaaacattttaatagtTTCGGatgtattttgcatatttaaatcactgtttttcaAATGGTTGTTGTtgcatgatttcatttatttatattcaagACGTGATAAGGAAagagtaatatatttttatgcataatttgaatcttatttttgtttgcagaCATACAGAATGACTGTAATATGCAGACAGTGGATTTATTATCCCTACTACTGGCCTCCATGAATCCTGCATTAAAACCTCATATTGCAATTGCATTGCTGAGGAAAGAGAAACTAAGGAAAACGTTAGTTGATGAGCAGTTCAAGCTTTGAACTTCCCCATTATTTTGTCTTATGTAGTATATTACTGTTTGTAAAATGTTCTGAGGAGACTTTTCTTGGGTATAAGTAAATATTCAGTTGTAAAATGCACAGTGGTTTTGCTAACTTtgaagtttatatatatatattattttttaaataatgggaTATCAGCTTTAAAACTTTGGTAGAATTCCACTTGTAAAGAATTAGTTTAAATATCAAGGTCAATATTTGTTGGGAGGTTCACTTTTCATTTGTCATCAGTGCATTATCAATGTGACAAGGAGGAGGTGGCCATGTGGGTGAGATGGAGGCTCCAGCCAAGAGCAGTGCTACACAAAGGCTTTTAAATTCACTTCTGATTCATCATAATTAGGGACAGGACACTTCAGTAAATGGAATGTGGGCACTGAGCAGTACTGGCCTCTCTTCCCCCCAGAACATTGATCAATCCCAGTTGAGGCCAGCTGCCTCATGTCCTTGCTACCTATGTTGCAGTCCTGGTCCTTGGTTCCTGTGCCTTCTGACTCATTATTGTTTAGGTCtttctaatctttttttttttttttttttttttttttttttttttttttttttaaaataaaaaaaaaaaaacacaatgtagaacATGTCTACAGTATACTGTACACAACTTGGCTTTGTCAGTATTAGAAGCACTTTCTATTTCAAGTCATATCCAGTGTAAGAATTTATTATTGTTCATGTGGAACATTTCATTACATATAAAACTTTAGTACTTGGGTTGAAGAAATCTATGGCTAAATTGGAGTAATTTGATCAGATATGCAAATCTTCAATGTGCGCTGAGTGAGCCCTTATTAatatttgagttacaaatttccTAGgatacttttttgtttatttttaattgtattttcctcACTTATCTAGACCTCACTTGTCTGAATTTGTTTGAACACAATCTGCCTTCTGGATCATACTGTGTCAAAACACCCAAATACAATAGAACCATGTCACCTAATTGTTTGCTTCCACATTTTTTGGTGTCTGTTGTCTGAGTATTGGTGATTAGTAAGATTAGtattgcatgtgtttttttcagtcagatTGGCATTGAATAGAAGATTgtagaaaaagtatttttatgtagtttttttttttttaaatttaatgtagcccaaggttaaaaatgtttcaccaTATTTATTATAGCAGTATCAAAGACTGTTACAGGACTTGTTCAGTGAATAAAGCAAGGTGTGTCCTTacgtttttattaatttagataaTAAAGCAATTGAACAATGGCTACGTCTAGATGAATGTTGTACATTACAATGAATCTGTCAAAAAGAAGCATTGAATAGTTGGCTGTGGAGGTGACaccttttattttctccaatttTGAAGTAGTGTTCTGCCTTGTGCACTCTTTAGTGTCTGTACCACCTGCCTGCATTGGAAACATGGAAGTCttacagctattttttttttttttttaatagatttgtttgttttagaacttcacctgtgaataaatcaaagggTATCTGCTCTTTCTGACTGTAATGTAGGGGTAGAAGTGACTGGTCTAATGAACAAATTGTTACAAAtagactgtcggaggaccctgtccaggCTGATTTTAACTctcacctccgggagagcttctcctaTGTCCTGGAAGAGGTAGGGAACATGGAGtttgaatggaccctgttcaaaacctccattgtggatgCAGCCAGgtacagctgtggccaaaagttTGTTGGTGCCGGTCAGGGCGGCAACCCAATAACCCATTGGTGGACACCGATTGTGAGGGAAACTGTCaaactgaagaaggaggcctttaggccctggttggctctggggactcctgacttaGCAGACAGGTACGGGCAggcaaaaaggcagcagcggctgcagttACAGAAGCAAGATCCAGAGCACGGGAGGAGTTTGGaaaggctatggaaaatgatgTCGGTCGGCCTccaagaggttctggagaaccatccaggaGGGATCAGAGGAGCTccactcaagctgtgctcagcgaaagtggagaaactctgacctttaatgaggacattgtcggtaggtgaaaggagcactttgaggaactcttaaaacCGAGAGATAACGCCTCCCTTACAGAAGTCaaggccagaggcttccaggctatcagagtccatttccctggtggaagtcactgaggtagttggaaagttgcacagtggcaaagcaccgggggtggatgagattcacctggaactgcttaagacCCTGGATGTTGTACAGCTGTCAtagctgacacgcctctgcaatgttgcattgaccttggggacagtgcctttggattagcaaactggggtggtggtccctatctttaagaaaggggaccggagagtgtgtgccaactatctgggtatcacacttcttagcctccctgggaaagtctatgccagggtgctggaaaggaggctctggctgatagttgaacctcagattgaagaggaacaatgcggattccgtcctggccatgaaacagtggaccagctttttaccctctcaaaGATAATTGAGGGAccatgggagttcactaatccagtctacatgtgttttgtggacttggagaaggcctatgactgtgttccccaggaaattctgtgggaggtgcttcgggagtatggagTGCCAGAACCACTGCTGCGGGcaattcggtctctgtacacacggagcgagagctgtgtctgcatacttgacattaagtcaagctcgttcgatgtgggtgttggactccaccaaggttgtgccttgttcccactcctgtttgtggttttcatggacaggatatcaaggtgcagtcgagaTCAGGAGGGCATTTTATGTGGATGTTGGAAgatgatgtctctgctttttgtgaatCATGTTGTAGTTTTAGTactgtcacatggttgcctcaaacacgcactggaacggtttgcagccgagtgtgaagtggttgggatgaggatcagcacctccaagtctaaGTCTGTGGTTccctcacagaaaaggatggcatgccccctccaggtaaggggagagaatatGCCCCCAGGCGGAGGAGTtaaagtatcttggggtcttgttcacaagtgaggggggaagggagcgtgagatcggccacagactgggagcagcagcagtaatgcggtcgctgtaccggactgtagtggtgaagggggagctgagccataaggcgaagctctccatttactggtcgatctacgttcctaccctcacctatggtcatgcattctgggtaatgactgagagaataagattgcggatacaagcggctgaaataagttttctctgcagggggttgggactcactctctgtgacagggtgacgagttcggacatccgggaggaactcagagtagagccacaaCTCCTCCACGTTGAAAGGAGCCAGCTGaagtggctcgggcatctgataagggtgccccctgggcacctccttttggaggtataccaggcatggccaactgggacgaggccccgaggtcagcccaggagcCGCTgggggattatatctcacagttggcttTGGAACGACTGGAGATTccccgggctgagctggaggaagctgcggaggacaggggcggctgggtcTGTCtactctccctgttgccaccgcgatCCTAGGAGGACAAGCGgacaagaaaatggatggaggaTGTATggataaaaataagtaaactaTAAAGAtcttcagtttttgtgttttgtaacaaTAGTGTCATATATATTCATCTTTGCTTGAATATAATTTTGGGTACCTCTACCTGACTCTCActtaaatgcattaaatgatCAAAATCCATCACAACCAAGGTACTAAAGTTGTCAATGTCCAGATTTTGGTTAGGCACTGTTTGATACACAGAGAATTTGTACGGTTTTATGCAACAGTTTGGGCAGCCCTGGCCAAATTACAtagttaattttgtaagtgaaaagtaATAAACGACTGCTGCAGGAaactaaaacaggaaaaaaaaatgcagttgttaATGCAACATTAGTTTAATTTCATGAAGTTTATAGACAACTCCAAAACATAATGGATCCACTCCCATATTTAACAGTTGGCAAAGTGTTTTCATAATCAAATGCTgctctttcttttctccaaacaaacctTTGTTGATTGTGTCCAGATAGTCCAGTTTTTACTTCATCAGTCCACAGCACTTGTTTCCAAAGGGCCTCTGGCTTGTCTCGATGCTGTTTTGCACACCTcatatgttgatttttttcccgaTAAGGTCGCAGATAAGGCTTCCTTCTGATGATGAAAGAAGTATGCAGATCATGGATATGCAAGCAACGCTGCACGTAGAACAGTGCACCGCCACTTCTGTTTCAGCCAAACTTTCCTGCAGGTCTTTTACAGTCATATGAGGATTTGCCATTGCCTTTCTGGCCAGCAGTCCTCTCAAAGTTTTCTTCCAGATCTTGCCTTCACTTCCACAGTTTCCCTTAATTCCCATTCTTTGATGACATTCCATTCAGTGAAAATTGCAAGCTGGAAGCATTTTGCAATCTTTGTATAGCCTTCCTTTGCTTTGTAAGCATCAGTTAGCATAATTTTCTGATCCTCAGTCAGTTACTCAGAGGAGCCCATGGTTGTTCCGTGACAGCCCAAAGTTTGGAGTGTCTGGGAAGttattaattatgaattaatatattaattaattgtaattattatagtttattacattatttgttGTCAATAGGTGCCAACTGGCTAGTAAAGTCTAATGAGATTATTAGGGTCAGCAACCCtgtaaaaaaaactcttttacCGGAGAAGTGGaagggtgtccaaacttttgcatATGCCACAATTACTATTAtctttgttctgtgtttgaaagttcatgaaataaaaaagtaactgtGCAATAATATTTGCAGATATGTTGTTTTTAACAaactgtttcctgcagcagtttttacttcttttcacttgaaaaattaactaaatatgtaatttgaTCAGGGCtgcccaaacttttgcataaaactgcaaATAGAAGAACAGAAATTCTTACAGTGATAGTTCTTGGTACTTATTTAAAGTGCTTTATTTATATTCCGAAGAAATGAGCTATCGTTGTGCAAACATGGGCAGTGCTAGGTGTtggtttttcctcatttaaaagaaattctgGGCTGAAGTAAGCTTCAGTGTGATAGTTGTACTCAGCAGTATTTAtggaatttaaataaaactgaaaacatactGACCAGCTACTGATATTCTGTAGAAAATGGCACACTTTAAGATCATTTGGTCGCGCAATTTATGTATAAACATCCAGGTAATACTGGCAATATTCCtgtttgcagtttttctgtggAACCATTCTCAAAATTCATGCCATGAAAATGAGCAGCCTTTAAGACTAGACCATTTGCTGGATACCAACAGAAGAGATCTACTTGCTTGTTCTGCTATATTTCGAGGAGATACGGCAGGTGTGGAAGAGACTGATCTGATCCAACTTTTGGCAGCGAAGAAAAGGGATACTTTCTTGACTGAGGCGTTTTACCTGAACCTGACACAAGACTGTTCTGCTTATGTGAAAAACAGAGGATTTCTCACTGTCACTTTGAGTGAGGAGGAGAAACACTTTCCCATTGCTTATTCCATGGTGATCCACGAGAAAATTGAAATGTTCGAGAGGCTGCTGCGTGCTGTTTATGTGCCACACAATGTGTACTGTGTTCATGTGGATCAAAAATCATCTGAGGACTTCAAGAATGCTGTGAGGGCCATTGTGTCCTGCTTTCCCAATGTGTTTGTGGCAAGCAGACTGGAAAATGTGGTGTACGCATCCTGGTCAAGGGTACAGGCTGACCTAAACTGCATGGAGGACTTGCTGAAATCTCCCGTTCAGTGGAAGTACCTGCTGAACACCTGTGGAACCGACTTTCCTATCAAAACAAATGCCGAAATAGTCCAAAATCTCAGGTTGCTCAATGGGAAAAACAGCATGGAATCTGAGGAGACATCTGAGCACAAAAAAGACCGTTGGCGATACCACTACAATATCACAAACACTGTGGCAAGGACCAGCATTAAGAAGAGTCCCCCACCAATCAGCACACCCATGTTCTCAGGCAATGCTTACTTTGTGGTGACACGGGAATTTGTGAGacatatttttgaaagcaaGGAGGTCTTGAATTTGCTTGAATGGGCAAAGGACACCTATAGTCCTGATGAATTCATCTGGGCTACCCTGTTTCGGATGCCAGCGATGCCTGGATCCTATCCGCCTAACAGCAAATTCCAACAGTCAGATATGAATGCATTGGCTCGACTGGTGAAGTGGAGTTATCTGGAAGGGGATGTGAGGAGGGGAGCCCCGTATCCCCCGTGTACTGGAGTTCACCAGAGAGCTGTTTGTATCTTTGGCGCCGGGGACTTGCACTGGATGATTCGTCAGCACCACCTTTTCGCAAATAAGTTTGATCCTCAGGTTGATGACGTTGCCATCAGATGCCTAGAAACATATCTTCGTTACAAAGCAATCCATGGAAAAATTGGTTAAATACCACTGGGTGCAAACACACATTAAGGACATCTTTGAATGTTTATGTGTGAGTATGAATGCATCTCTGTATtcttagttatttttaaaatatgtattttgagtTTTGTCTTTGGAAACTCTGTAGATCTTTTTGGAAAGTCTTTCTGGAAATTATGTTcctgtatttttatacattacaaaaaattgtttattcTAAAAGTTATGAATATCATATGCTTGAATCATACTTGGAGTGGTTTGTGTGCcaacatatatattatatatatatatatactgtaggttTGTATATAACACAATGGTGTTGAATGTAAGAGAAAAATGGGAGGGAATGAAAAGGTGTTACAACACATGGATAAAGGTGTGATTTTTGTGATTCACTTGCTCTAATACTGGTTTATGCACATTTTTGACAACTAAAACGGCCTTGtacctgtttttactgtttggCAATCTGTTCATTTCCGAGATGCTTATCCTAGTTGTGGTTGCTCTGACAACCTGTTGTTGGTGCAAGAcccacaaaacaaagaaaaacagcaatccTCTTCacaatttgtattattttacaactaaattattaatactgtaCCTGAAGCACAACCCCTATATGCTGGTTTCTGTTCCAACATTTTTAGatcaaatatattaattattctaatgatatataaaaaattcaaatgcaaatgtaaattacattataaattatatatgtaaatgtatgtagtCGCATTTGTAAAGACAGGGAGTTTGTCCACTGGTTGTGTTGTGCCACACCTACTGATGTCTCCAaaggtatttattaatttccaaattatgtttttgtaaTTATACCTAACTTAGGACAATTATAAATGTCTTTTAAGACCACATTTTTTATACTCTTTCTTCagatattaatgaaaataacttGTTTAATCTGTACAACACTTTTGCAGCTTTATGTGcaattttgttttgcaaataaGTTTGTCGAGTCAGTAGCTAattgcaacacagggcgccctgtgttgccgggttaggctccagctcgccttGACCTCGCAcgggataagtggttgtagacagtgtgacAGTAACTAATTGGATTGAAACACACACCACTAGATTTCTCCAGGACCAAGAATCAGGACATTTATTGGTAAAAATAGCAGGACATGAACTTTGCAATACATATATCATATCAcaagtaaatgagtaaaactaaAAGTTATTAACAATGAGAAGAAACCCTTAAATAATCACAAAACAGGATTTAATTGTTGGAAGTATACaaagataaatattaaatttatttaacatgATAAAACCTATTAAACAAATGCCAAATGTACATGTTTCCTCTTAAAAATgaacttataattattttactttgttttggaaATGGTTATGTAACAAAACAATGGAGTACAATAGTCACATTGC of the Scleropages formosus chromosome 7, fSclFor1.1, whole genome shotgun sequence genome contains:
- the LOC108926031 gene encoding beta-1,3-galactosyl-O-glycosyl-glycoprotein beta-1,6-N-acetylglucosaminyltransferase 3-like, giving the protein MAHFKIIWSRNLCINIQVILAIFLFAVFLWNHSQNSCHENEQPLRLDHLLDTNRRDLLACSAIFRGDTAGVEETDLIQLLAAKKRDTFLTEAFYLNLTQDCSAYVKNRGFLTVTLSEEEKHFPIAYSMVIHEKIEMFERLLRAVYVPHNVYCVHVDQKSSEDFKNAVRAIVSCFPNVFVASRLENVVYASWSRVQADLNCMEDLLKSPVQWKYLLNTCGTDFPIKTNAEIVQNLRLLNGKNSMESEETSEHKKDRWRYHYNITNTVARTSIKKSPPPISTPMFSGNAYFVVTREFVRHIFESKEVLNLLEWAKDTYSPDEFIWATLFRMPAMPGSYPPNSKFQQSDMNALARLVKWSYLEGDVRRGAPYPPCTGVHQRAVCIFGAGDLHWMIRQHHLFANKFDPQVDDVAIRCLETYLRYKAIHGKIG